Proteins from a genomic interval of Pseudomonas paeninsulae:
- a CDS encoding helix-turn-helix transcriptional regulator, whose protein sequence is MGTNPLTERSNTMAPQNQPALVMLRLAQVILRTGLSRSTIYSKLDSGSAHYDPTFPTQVRLGSGSAVRFIEAEVNAWLEQCVRSARSGKIKAVVPGTRSAGRREIEGPEVIA, encoded by the coding sequence ATGGGCACAAATCCACTCACCGAACGGAGTAATACGATGGCACCTCAAAACCAACCCGCCTTGGTCATGCTCAGGCTGGCGCAGGTAATCCTACGCACGGGCCTGTCGCGGTCAACCATCTACAGCAAGCTTGATTCAGGTTCAGCACATTACGATCCGACCTTTCCAACACAAGTCCGACTTGGCAGCGGGTCGGCGGTACGTTTTATCGAAGCTGAAGTAAATGCATGGCTGGAGCAGTGTGTGAGATCAGCCAGAAGTGGAAAAATTAAAGCCGTCGTGCCTGGCACTCGGTCAGCAGGTCGACGGGAGATCGAAGGCCCAGAGGTGATTGCGTAA